From a single Mustelus asterias chromosome 31, sMusAst1.hap1.1, whole genome shotgun sequence genomic region:
- the LOC144481760 gene encoding uncharacterized protein LOC144481760 — MAVNLELDVREAVLLSGISRGRSLSVWEEALEQHQELAWPGNLRRDSEGGGSEAGGFSEAAGPGGDNVRGEFPRQQGLEGVGACCCSRRKDFSSTAEVQRHEVTHTDRTCGRRPSRLWLLRKANKRSGRGSAKAAVSAFPSDTEQGSRTQAQHRRTLNHLSASFMSPECSNEVSRQPRQPVHGVQRHGCMCSSQNSQPLSHLQDKEPAPVKKKPRGCAECNQPLSLAKELYHRSRIKPYTQRVPSDRLRQEMRSASERHPSSACRSPRGLERGSRGHSPERRPFTPGKALNQAHSLQTYKCSLPKGDGDQGADGGLDGVTDRLAFGGPGRVRGQGADGGLDGMTDQGAGGGLDGVTDRLAFGGPGRVRGLGADGGLDGMTDQGAGGGLDGVTDRLAFGGPGRVRGQGADGGLDGVTDQGSDGGLEWETDQRSGRGLKRGTDRGSDGEADGGVVHSQNCPECVVVFDEQQLTCQRGERLFECADCGKAFTRLRGLQDHQRIHTGERPFICIDCGKTFTRMSALRVHLQVHGGDRPYQCSLCGMKFAFGSRLRRHMRTHTGERPYICSECGVAFAQSSNLKDHQRSHSGEKPHVCRECGRAFVSSSTLVKHLRTHTGEKPYRCDLCSKSFTQSSTLKRHKCPVAQGQAGAGRSGQIRAADGVAEEILCICECGKPYVKRDCGEPHHCPHTTQRDYKGKHVL; from the exons ATGGCCGTGAACCTGGAGCTGGATGTACGGGAGGCTGTGTTGCTGAGTGGAATTTCCCGCGGAAGGAGTCTCTCCGTGTGGGAGGAGGCGCTGGAGCAACACCAGGAGCTGGCGTGGCCGGGTAACCTGCGGAGAGACTCCGAGGGAGGGGGCAGCGAGGCAGGGGGCTTCTCTGAAGCAGCAGGACCTGGGGGAGATAATGTCCGGGGTGAATTTCCCAGGCAGCAAGGCCTGGAAGGGGTAGGGGCGTGCTGCTGCTCCCGGAGGAAGGACTTTTCCTCGACAGCCGAGGTGCAACGCCATGAGGTGACCCACACTGACCGGACTTGTGGCAGACGCCCCTCCCGGCTGTGGCTGCTCCGAAAGGCAAACAAACGCAGCGGCCGTGGGAGTGCCAAGGCCGCGGTCTCGGCGTTCCCGAGTGACACGGAACAGGGATCGCGCACGCAGGCGCAACACAGGAGGACCTTAAACCACCTGTCTGCATCCTTCATGTCTCCCGAGTGCAGCAACGAGGTTAGCCGGCAGCCACGCCAGCCTGTCCACGGCGTCCAGCGCCACGGCTGCATGTGTTCCAGCCAGAACTCCCAGCCCCTGTCTCACCTGCAGGACAAGGAGCCGGCCCCAGTCAAGAAGAAGCCGCGTGGCTGTGCAGAATGTAACCAGCCCTTGTCCCTGGCGAAGGAGCTTTATCATCGCAGCAGGATCAAGCCCTACACCCAGCGGGTTCCCTCCGACCGGCTGCGCCAGGAGATGCGCAGCGCGTCGGAACGCCACCCCAGCTCGGCTTGCAGATCACCCAGAGGCCTGGAGAGAGGCAGCAGGGGGCACAGCCCAGAGCGGAGGCCTTTCACCCCTGGCAAAGCTCTCAACCAGGCCCACAGCCTCCAGACGTACAAGTGCTCCCTCCCCAAG GGTGACGG GGACCAGGGTGCAGACGGGGGACTTGATGGGGTGACGGACCGGCTTGCATTCGGGGGACCAGGCAGGGTGAGGGGCCAGGGTGCAGACGGGGGACTTGATGGGATGACGGACCAGGGTGCAGGCGGGGGACTTGATGGGGTGACGGACCGGCTTGCATTCGGGGGACCAGGCAGGGTGAGGGGCCTGGGTGCAGACGGGGGACTTGATGGGATGACGGACCAGGGTGCAGGCGGGGGACTTGATGGGGTGACGGACCGGCTTGCATTCGGGGGACCAGGCAGGGTGAGGGGCCAGGGTGCAGACGGGGGACTTGATGGGGTGACGGACCAGGGGTCAGATGGGGGACTGGAATGGGAGACGGATCAGAGGTCAGGCAGGGGACTGAAACGGGGGACGGACCGGGGGTCAGATGGGGAAGCAGATGGTGGGGTGGTCCACTCCCAGAACTGCCCTGAGTGCGTGGTGGTGTTTGATGAGCAGCAGCTCACTTGCCAGCGGGGGGAGCGTCTGTTCGAGTGTGCCGATTGCGGGAAAGCCTTCACTCGACTGCGGGGGCTACAGGACCACCAGCGGATCCACACGGGGGAGCGACCTTTCATCTGTATCGACTGTGGCAAGACGTTCACGCGAATGTCAGCGCTGAGGGTTCATCTGCAGGTCCACGGCGGCGACAGGCCCTACCAGTGCAGCCTGTGCGGCATGAAGTTCGCCTTTGGCTCCCGCCTGCGCCGTCACATGCGGACTCACACGGGCGAGCGGCCGTACATCTGCTCCGAGTGCGGCGTGGCCTTTGCTCAGTCCTCCAACCTCAAGGACCACCAGCGCAGTCACTCGGGGGAGAAGCCCCACGTGTGCCGTGAGTGTGGCCGTGCTTTTGTCTCCTCCTCCACGCTGGTCAAACACCTGCGCACGCACACCGGCGAGAAGCCCTACCGGTGTGACCTGTGCAGCAAATCCTtcacccaatcctccaccctgaAAAGACACAAGTGCCCCGTGGCCCAGGGGCAAGCCGGGGCGGGCAGAAGCGGGCAGATTCGGGCAGCAGACGGGGTGGCAGAGGAGATCCtttgtatctgtgagtgtggCAAGCCCTACGTGAAGCGGGACTGCGGCGAGCCACACCACTGTCCACATACAACCCAGCGGGACTACAAGGGCAAGCACGTGTTGTGA